From a single Couchioplanes caeruleus genomic region:
- a CDS encoding futalosine hydrolase: MTLLVITAVEPEAEAWRAGAPGDVRVAAVGVGPAAAAAGTARLLALAEAAGKPYSAVLSAGIAGGFAGRAQVGATVLGARSIAADLGAESPDGFLPVEELGFGSSIVDADATLLKALAAALPEAVVGDVLTLATVTGTAATADALRERFPDAVAEAMEGHGVACAARAAGVPFLEVRTVSNPVGPRDRSAWRLGDAFAALTAAARACGQPCG, from the coding sequence GTGACGCTGCTCGTCATCACCGCGGTCGAGCCCGAGGCCGAGGCGTGGCGGGCCGGCGCGCCCGGCGACGTCCGCGTCGCGGCGGTCGGTGTCGGACCGGCTGCCGCGGCCGCCGGCACCGCCCGTCTGCTCGCCCTCGCCGAGGCTGCGGGGAAGCCGTACAGCGCCGTCCTCAGCGCGGGCATCGCGGGCGGCTTCGCCGGCCGGGCGCAGGTCGGCGCGACCGTTCTCGGCGCCCGCAGCATCGCCGCCGATCTGGGCGCCGAGAGCCCGGACGGCTTCCTGCCGGTCGAGGAGCTCGGCTTCGGCAGCAGCATCGTCGACGCGGACGCCACCCTGCTGAAGGCGCTGGCCGCGGCGCTGCCGGAAGCGGTCGTCGGTGACGTGCTCACCCTCGCCACGGTCACCGGCACAGCCGCGACCGCCGACGCCCTCCGTGAGCGGTTCCCGGACGCCGTCGCCGAGGCCATGGAGGGGCACGGCGTCGCCTGTGCCGCGCGGGCTGCCGGCGTGCCCTTCCTCGAGGTACGCACGGTCTCCAATCCGGTCGGGCCGCGGGACCGGTCCGCCTGGCGGCTGGGCGACGCGTTCGCCGCCCTCACCGCCGCCGCGCGGGCTTGTGGACAACCCTGTGGATAG
- a CDS encoding 1,4-dihydroxy-6-naphthoate synthase has product MALSLAVSPCPNDTFVFHALVHGRIPGAATVDLTFADVDVTNTAAERGEFDLVKVSYAALPWLLDDYELLPCGGALGRGCGPLVLTREGHDGDLTGATVAVPGDRTTAYLLFRLWSQGNAPARIEVVPFHEIMPGVAEGRYDAGLVIHEARFTYPRYGLTALVDLGEWWESDTGLPIPLGAILARKGVVDPHEAAEWIRTSVSMAWADPDASRDFVLANAQEMEPEVVDRHIRLYVNEFTLDLGKEGLAAADALLSRAAAAGLTPAIPSLIT; this is encoded by the coding sequence GTGGCGCTTTCTCTGGCGGTTTCGCCCTGCCCCAACGACACGTTCGTCTTCCACGCCCTCGTGCACGGGCGCATTCCCGGCGCGGCGACGGTCGACCTGACCTTCGCGGACGTGGACGTGACGAACACCGCCGCCGAGCGCGGCGAGTTCGACCTCGTCAAGGTCAGCTACGCGGCGCTGCCGTGGCTGCTGGACGACTACGAGCTGCTGCCCTGCGGCGGCGCGCTGGGCCGGGGCTGCGGCCCGCTCGTGCTGACCCGCGAGGGCCACGACGGAGACCTCACCGGCGCGACCGTGGCAGTGCCCGGCGACCGCACGACGGCATACCTGCTGTTCCGCCTCTGGTCGCAGGGCAACGCCCCGGCGAGGATCGAGGTGGTCCCCTTCCACGAGATCATGCCGGGGGTGGCCGAGGGCCGCTACGACGCCGGCCTGGTCATCCACGAGGCCCGCTTCACCTACCCGCGGTACGGGCTGACCGCCCTCGTGGACCTCGGCGAGTGGTGGGAGTCCGACACCGGCCTGCCGATCCCGCTCGGCGCGATCCTGGCGCGCAAGGGTGTCGTGGACCCGCACGAGGCCGCCGAGTGGATCCGGACCTCGGTGAGCATGGCCTGGGCCGACCCGGACGCGAGCCGCGACTTCGTGCTGGCCAACGCCCAGGAGATGGAGCCGGAGGTCGTCGACCGGCACATCCGGCTGTACGTCAACGAGTTCACGCTCGATCTCGGCAAGGAAGGGCTCGCAGCGGCCGACGCGCTGCTGAGCCGGGCGGCCGCGGCGGGACTGACGCCGGCCATACCGAGCCTCATCACATGA
- a CDS encoding cold-shock protein, producing MPTGRVKWYDAAKGFGFVTSDEGGDVFLPKGALPSGVADLRAGQRVEFGVVDSRKGAQALGVKVLDAPPSVAELRRRPADELHGMVEDMIKVLEAKVQPDLRRGRYPDKRTSQKIAQLVHAVARELEV from the coding sequence GTGCCCACGGGTCGAGTGAAGTGGTACGACGCGGCGAAGGGTTTCGGCTTCGTCACCAGCGACGAGGGCGGGGACGTGTTCCTGCCCAAGGGCGCCCTGCCGTCCGGGGTCGCCGACCTGCGGGCGGGCCAGCGGGTCGAGTTCGGCGTGGTGGACAGCCGGAAGGGCGCGCAGGCGCTCGGCGTGAAGGTGCTGGACGCCCCGCCGTCGGTGGCGGAGCTGCGCCGGCGGCCCGCCGACGAGCTGCACGGCATGGTCGAAGACATGATCAAGGTGCTGGAGGCGAAGGTTCAGCCGGACCTGCGCCGAGGGCGCTATCCCGACAAGCGGACCTCGCAGAAGATCGCGCAGCTGGTGCATGCGGTGGCGCGGGAACTCGAAGTCTGA
- a CDS encoding HAD family hydrolase gives MSGAVGFDLDMTLIDSRPGIRAAYRALTAETGVHVDADLAVSRLGPPLRTEIREWFPEADVEEAVATYRALYPIHAIAPTVAMPGAVAALDAVREAGLRVVVVTSKLGSLAALHLEHLGLAYDELAGDLFAEGKAAALAEHGVRWYVGDHVGDMVAAATAGVPGIGVATGPCTAEELAAAGATHVLDDLTVFPALLTRITVGT, from the coding sequence GTGAGCGGGGCGGTCGGCTTCGATCTGGACATGACCCTGATCGACTCCCGGCCGGGGATCAGGGCGGCGTACCGGGCACTGACCGCGGAGACCGGGGTGCACGTGGACGCCGACCTCGCGGTCAGCCGGCTGGGGCCGCCGCTGCGTACGGAGATCCGGGAGTGGTTCCCCGAGGCGGACGTCGAGGAGGCGGTCGCCACCTACCGCGCCCTGTACCCGATCCACGCCATCGCGCCGACCGTGGCCATGCCGGGGGCGGTCGCGGCGCTGGACGCCGTACGCGAAGCGGGTCTGCGGGTCGTGGTCGTGACCTCGAAGCTGGGCAGCCTGGCCGCCCTGCACCTCGAGCACCTGGGCCTGGCCTACGACGAGCTCGCCGGCGACCTGTTCGCCGAGGGCAAGGCCGCGGCGCTCGCCGAGCACGGCGTGCGCTGGTACGTCGGCGACCACGTGGGTGACATGGTCGCCGCCGCCACGGCCGGTGTCCCGGGCATCGGGGTGGCGACGGGCCCGTGCACGGCGGAGGAGCTGGCCGCCGCGGGCGCGACGCACGTGCTCGACGACCTGACGGTGTTCCCGGCTCTGCTCACCCGGATTACGGTTGGGACCTGA
- a CDS encoding helicase-associated domain-containing protein produces the protein MATAFADQLRSLSDDALGALIQLRPDLVVPVPSDISALAVRAQSRGSVARCLDVLDEFTLAVLDAARLSRSEETAATSLAQILALTSGAAEDDDVRVAVGRLRARFLLHGPEDAMHVVGAVDEVTSPYPAGLGRPADYLDPQAAALCADRAKLRRTVLAAPAGARAVLDRLAAGPPVGALSSASGVAEPVRWLIDNHILVPVSEAGRAPRADGELVELPREVGLLLRRESGPLGGLRPFPPVPEGTVRDPKSVDSAGAGQVMEAVRSAEALLEALSAEPAGVLKAGGLGVRDHKRLARAAGLDESTAALLLEVVHAAGLMGEADVAGTGRGVTTSRATGAADEIFLPTGSYDLWRALSTARRWEALANAWLAMSRQPGLVGQRDDRDRPITVLAPDAERAGAPQARREVLTALADLPAGTAPKPDDVLALLAWQAPRRARGREAAHRDALAGAAALGLTGLGALTSYGRLLHAGDDNDDDDPLGAGPGGERAPGTSDAVRALDGLLPAPVDHVLVQADLSVVVPGPPEPELAAELEVVAELESAGGASVHRVTAASVRRALDVGYAATDLHTLFRRRSRTPVPQALTYLIDDAARKHGGLRAGSAGSYVRSDDEALVAEVLADKRLATLALRRLAPTVLVSPLQLPRLLGALRDAGFAPVAEDAAGAAVLTRPKVRRAASRTPVSVRLAEPAGPPILAGPRLAGVVEQIRRGDIATRAARRAPVSVRAANGQSVPGLTSVQAHSQAMAVLQQAVRDKARVWVGYVDTHGATLSRLVRPVSLSAGYLRAEDERTETLHTFALHRVTAAVLED, from the coding sequence ATGGCCACCGCATTCGCCGACCAGCTCCGGTCCCTGTCCGACGACGCCCTGGGCGCGCTCATCCAGTTGCGCCCGGATCTCGTCGTGCCCGTACCGTCCGACATCTCCGCCCTGGCGGTCCGCGCCCAGTCCCGCGGCTCGGTGGCCCGCTGCCTGGACGTGCTGGACGAGTTCACGCTCGCCGTCCTGGACGCGGCCCGGCTCAGCCGCTCCGAGGAGACGGCGGCGACGTCGCTCGCGCAGATCCTGGCGCTGACCTCGGGAGCCGCCGAGGACGACGACGTGCGGGTCGCGGTGGGGCGGCTGCGGGCGCGCTTCCTGCTGCACGGTCCCGAGGACGCGATGCACGTGGTCGGCGCGGTCGACGAGGTGACGTCGCCCTATCCGGCCGGCCTCGGGCGGCCCGCCGACTACCTTGACCCGCAGGCCGCCGCGCTCTGCGCCGATCGGGCCAAGCTGCGGCGTACGGTGCTCGCCGCGCCCGCGGGCGCCCGGGCGGTCCTCGACCGGCTCGCCGCGGGGCCGCCGGTCGGGGCGCTGAGCTCGGCCAGCGGCGTGGCGGAGCCGGTGCGCTGGCTCATCGACAACCACATCCTGGTCCCGGTGTCCGAGGCCGGGCGGGCGCCCCGAGCCGACGGTGAGCTGGTGGAGCTGCCCCGCGAGGTCGGGCTGCTGCTGCGCCGCGAGAGCGGCCCGCTGGGTGGGCTGCGCCCGTTCCCGCCGGTGCCGGAGGGCACGGTGCGGGACCCGAAGTCGGTCGACTCGGCGGGCGCCGGCCAGGTCATGGAGGCGGTCCGCAGCGCCGAGGCGCTGCTCGAGGCGCTGTCGGCCGAGCCGGCCGGGGTGCTGAAGGCCGGGGGCCTGGGCGTACGCGACCACAAGCGCCTCGCCCGCGCGGCCGGCCTGGACGAGTCCACGGCGGCTCTGCTGCTCGAGGTCGTCCACGCGGCGGGCCTCATGGGCGAGGCGGACGTGGCGGGCACCGGCCGCGGGGTGACGACCAGCCGGGCCACCGGCGCCGCCGACGAGATCTTCCTGCCCACCGGCTCGTACGACCTGTGGCGCGCGTTGAGCACCGCCCGGCGCTGGGAGGCCCTGGCGAACGCGTGGCTGGCGATGTCCCGCCAGCCCGGCCTGGTCGGTCAGCGCGACGACCGCGACCGGCCCATCACCGTGCTCGCCCCGGACGCCGAGCGCGCCGGGGCACCGCAGGCGCGGCGGGAGGTCCTGACCGCCCTGGCCGACCTGCCGGCGGGCACCGCCCCGAAGCCCGACGACGTGCTCGCCCTCCTGGCCTGGCAGGCGCCCAGAAGGGCCCGCGGACGCGAGGCGGCGCATCGGGACGCGCTGGCCGGGGCCGCCGCGCTGGGCCTGACCGGGCTGGGCGCGCTGACGTCGTACGGACGGCTGCTGCACGCCGGCGACGACAACGACGACGACGATCCGCTGGGCGCCGGCCCCGGGGGCGAGCGGGCGCCCGGCACCTCGGACGCCGTACGGGCCCTCGACGGCCTCCTGCCCGCCCCGGTCGACCACGTGCTCGTGCAGGCCGACCTGTCGGTGGTGGTGCCCGGACCGCCCGAGCCCGAGCTGGCGGCGGAGCTGGAGGTCGTCGCGGAGCTCGAGTCGGCGGGCGGCGCGAGCGTGCACCGGGTGACCGCCGCGAGCGTCCGGCGCGCCCTCGACGTCGGGTACGCCGCCACCGACCTGCACACCCTGTTCCGCCGCCGGTCGCGTACGCCGGTGCCGCAGGCGCTGACCTATCTGATCGACGACGCGGCGCGAAAGCACGGCGGTCTGCGCGCGGGCTCGGCCGGTTCGTACGTACGCAGCGACGACGAGGCGCTGGTCGCGGAGGTGCTGGCGGACAAGCGCCTGGCCACCCTCGCGCTGCGCCGGCTGGCACCGACCGTGCTGGTCAGCCCGTTGCAGCTGCCCCGGCTGCTCGGCGCGCTCCGGGACGCCGGGTTCGCGCCGGTCGCGGAGGACGCCGCCGGGGCCGCCGTGCTGACCCGGCCGAAGGTTCGCCGGGCTGCCAGCCGTACCCCCGTCTCGGTCCGTCTCGCCGAGCCGGCCGGGCCGCCGATCCTGGCCGGGCCGCGACTGGCCGGCGTGGTGGAGCAGATCCGCCGCGGCGACATCGCCACCCGCGCGGCCCGCCGCGCGCCGGTCAGCGTGCGCGCCGCCAACGGCCAGAGCGTGCCCGGCCTGACCTCGGTGCAGGCGCATTCGCAGGCCATGGCGGTGCTTCAGCAGGCCGTCCGGGACAAGGCCCGGGTGTGGGTCGGCTACGTGGACACGCACGGCGCGACGCTGTCGAGGCTGGTCCGCCCGGT